From Candidatus Manganitrophus morganii, the proteins below share one genomic window:
- a CDS encoding alpha-1,4-glucan--maltose-1-phosphate maltosyltransferase, whose translation MKKTPKTTKTMKTAKENFPEDARKRVVVERVRPEIDAGRYPIKRTVGEKVVVTAHVFTDGHDRITAHLLHRAKKEETWTETAMEPLGNDVWESAFTPAVQQTYEYTVEAWIDRFGSWRADLVKRVEAGQDVAGELLEGAALVSEAGRRASGADQKALHAAADALSSERPQKERIAIALDEKLFERVSRYPDRSRATRYDRILAVTVDRDRARYGAWYEMFPRSAGPDPNRSATFPEAESRLPEIAAMGFDILYLPPIHPIGKSFRKGPNNALTARPNDPGSPWAIGSEAGGHKAVDPNLGTLADFRHFVEAADRHGLEVALDIAFQGSPDHPYVKEHPEWFRHRPDGTIKYAENPPKKYQDIYPLNFESDDWKGLWTELKSVVEFWIEQGVKIFRVDNPHTKPFRFWEWLIGEIQKKHPETIFLAEAFTRPKVMYGLAKGGFTQSYTYFTWRNTKEELTEYLTELTQTEARDFFRPNFFANTPDILHEYLQTGGRPAFQVRLVLAATLAANYGIYSGFELCENRAVRGTEEYLDSEKYQVRAWDWDRPGNIKALVARVNQIRRENPALHANDRLRFYTTDNDQLICYAKTTEDLSNMILVAVNLDPHHLQHGWVEVPIDELGIAPGEPYQLHDLIGGDRYLWHDAWNYIRLDPMLSPVHIFRVRRKIHSERDFDPFI comes from the coding sequence ATGAAAAAGACCCCAAAGACGACGAAGACGATGAAAACAGCCAAAGAGAATTTTCCGGAGGATGCGCGGAAGCGCGTCGTGGTCGAGCGGGTCCGGCCGGAGATCGACGCCGGGCGATACCCGATCAAGCGGACCGTCGGCGAGAAGGTGGTTGTCACCGCACATGTCTTCACCGACGGCCACGACCGGATCACCGCGCACCTTCTGCATAGAGCAAAAAAGGAGGAGACCTGGACGGAAACGGCGATGGAGCCGCTCGGCAACGACGTCTGGGAGAGCGCCTTCACACCGGCCGTTCAACAGACGTATGAGTACACGGTCGAGGCCTGGATCGACCGGTTCGGCTCCTGGCGGGCCGATCTGGTCAAGCGGGTCGAGGCCGGGCAGGATGTCGCCGGCGAGCTATTGGAAGGAGCGGCGCTGGTGTCGGAGGCCGGCCGTCGAGCCAGCGGCGCGGATCAAAAAGCGCTGCATGCGGCGGCCGATGCGTTGTCGAGCGAACGGCCACAGAAGGAACGCATTGCGATCGCGCTCGATGAGAAACTGTTCGAGCGGGTCTCCCGCTACCCCGACCGGAGCCGGGCCACCCGGTACGATCGCATCCTGGCGGTCACCGTCGATCGGGACCGGGCCCGTTACGGCGCCTGGTATGAAATGTTCCCCCGGTCGGCCGGACCCGATCCGAACCGGAGCGCCACCTTTCCGGAGGCCGAATCGCGCCTTCCGGAGATCGCGGCGATGGGATTCGACATCCTCTACCTTCCCCCGATCCACCCGATCGGGAAAAGCTTCCGGAAGGGACCGAACAACGCGCTCACAGCCAGACCGAACGACCCGGGAAGCCCCTGGGCGATCGGTTCGGAGGCGGGGGGCCACAAAGCGGTCGATCCGAATCTCGGGACGCTCGCCGATTTCAGACATTTCGTCGAAGCGGCCGATCGACACGGGTTGGAGGTCGCGCTCGATATCGCCTTCCAGGGCTCTCCCGATCACCCCTACGTGAAAGAACACCCCGAGTGGTTCCGCCACCGGCCGGATGGGACGATCAAATACGCCGAGAATCCGCCGAAAAAATATCAGGATATCTACCCGCTCAACTTCGAGTCGGACGATTGGAAAGGGCTCTGGACGGAGCTCAAGAGCGTCGTCGAATTCTGGATCGAGCAGGGGGTGAAGATCTTCCGGGTCGATAACCCCCACACCAAACCGTTCCGATTCTGGGAGTGGCTGATCGGTGAGATTCAGAAGAAACACCCCGAGACGATCTTCCTCGCCGAGGCGTTCACCCGGCCGAAAGTCATGTACGGGCTGGCGAAAGGGGGCTTCACACAGTCGTACACCTATTTCACCTGGCGGAACACCAAAGAGGAATTGACCGAATATTTGACCGAGCTGACGCAAACGGAAGCGCGCGATTTTTTCCGCCCCAACTTCTTCGCGAACACCCCCGATATCTTGCACGAATACCTTCAGACCGGGGGGCGTCCGGCCTTCCAGGTCCGGCTGGTCCTCGCCGCGACCCTCGCGGCAAATTACGGGATCTACAGCGGGTTCGAGTTGTGCGAGAACCGGGCGGTCCGCGGAACGGAGGAGTACCTCGATTCGGAAAAATACCAGGTCCGTGCCTGGGATTGGGACCGGCCCGGGAATATCAAAGCGCTGGTCGCCCGGGTCAACCAAATCCGGCGGGAGAACCCGGCGCTCCACGCGAACGACCGGCTCCGGTTCTATACGACCGACAACGATCAGTTGATCTGTTATGCCAAGACGACCGAAGACCTCTCCAACATGATTCTCGTCGCGGTGAACCTCGACCCGCATCATCTTCAGCACGGGTGGGTGGAGGTGCCGATCGATGAACTGGGGATCGCGCCGGGCGAGCCGTACCAGCTCCACGACTTAATCGGCGGCGACCGTTATCTCTGGCACGACGCGTGGAATTACATCCGCCTCGACCCGATGCTCTCTCCCGTCCACATTTTCCGGGTGCGGCGGAAGATCCACTCCGAGCGTGACTTCGATCCTTTTATCTGA
- a CDS encoding TetR/AcrR family transcriptional regulator — protein sequence MIDHSVLKSKESSPLLQTRVERRKEKTRRTLMEVALSLFYEKGIYLTKIEDVTARADIGKGTFYLYFDTKESLLQAVLEEGLRRLLVQATEAAETAKPGPGRIGAIIRSQLDFYQDHPEYLLLFHQVCGLLQLQTGSVKELREVYGRYLNELGRLVQPALTGKGSRTGFPREFGMALSAVTSGLLTHHLLFGKNRVSKRRRADVEIQIKKSLSALIKE from the coding sequence ATGATCGACCATAGTGTTCTTAAGTCAAAAGAATCCTCCCCGCTTCTACAAACGCGGGTGGAAAGAAGAAAAGAGAAAACCCGTCGGACGCTGATGGAAGTGGCGCTCTCCCTTTTCTATGAAAAGGGAATTTATCTGACGAAAATCGAAGATGTTACGGCCCGGGCCGACATTGGGAAGGGCACTTTCTACCTTTACTTTGATACCAAAGAGTCGCTTCTCCAGGCCGTTCTGGAAGAGGGGCTTCGCCGCTTGCTTGTCCAAGCGACGGAAGCGGCCGAAACGGCCAAGCCGGGTCCGGGTCGAATCGGCGCGATTATCCGATCTCAACTCGATTTCTATCAGGATCATCCCGAATACCTTCTGCTGTTCCACCAGGTCTGCGGTCTGCTCCAGCTGCAAACCGGTTCGGTCAAAGAGCTGAGAGAGGTCTACGGCCGCTACCTCAACGAATTGGGCCGGCTCGTGCAGCCGGCGCTGACCGGCAAGGGAAGCCGGACCGGTTTCCCACGCGAGTTCGGAATGGCCCTTTCGGCCGTGACGTCGGGCCTGCTGACCCATCACCTGCTCTTCGGGAAAAACAGGGTCTCCAAACGCCGGCGGGCCGACGTCGAGATCCAAATCAAAAAGAGCCTCTCCGCGCTGATCAAAGAGTAA
- a CDS encoding YtxH domain-containing protein, translating to MSEERHYFFGGMMFMLGLTIGIGAGFLLAPRSGRDTRRQIKGLADETGTHLGRIADETKQVFSGVVKHGKEMAKETGGHLDNITQEAKQTADKIAAHGKGLMRDSA from the coding sequence ATGAGCGAAGAACGACACTATTTCTTTGGGGGAATGATGTTTATGTTGGGCCTCACGATCGGGATCGGCGCCGGCTTTCTTCTGGCGCCGCGCTCGGGACGCGACACGCGCAGACAAATCAAAGGACTCGCCGATGAGACCGGAACCCATCTCGGCCGGATCGCGGATGAAACCAAACAGGTCTTCTCCGGCGTAGTGAAGCACGGAAAAGAGATGGCAAAAGAGACCGGCGGCCATTTGGACAATATCACGCAGGAAGCGAAACAGACCGCGGACAAGATCGCCGCGCACGGAAAAGGACTCATGCGGGATTCGGCCTGA
- a CDS encoding ATP-binding protein, producing the protein MQQGITPKDYPVLFVDDEEMALISLEEQYEREFTIYTAKNGKEAIETLQAHPEIALIISDQRMPGMSGVEFLAQAKKVVPEAVRMLLTAYTEMEMVIEAINRGNIYRYITKPYDVADLRCAMLQGIEHYYLIRERDRLYAEKIETLKRVARTNRLTAIGTLAAGMAHEINNPMVAIYTFLQMLPQKLKEPQLDKEYLEKFYSLSIREAERIQTLIRKLLDFSKNGDQDELILKESQINLILQEVVSLLKHEANKKETTLDLQLASDIPLAKIDSEKIRQVFLNLILNAIHATRSGKITATSSFHQDAQGQGYLQVAVADTGAGISEENLEKLFNPFFTTKDAQGTGLGLMICHHIVDQHRGNIDVQSKLGKGTTMTVQIPVDPTQHERRKSERREKSGD; encoded by the coding sequence ATGCAGCAAGGAATCACTCCCAAAGATTACCCCGTCCTTTTCGTCGATGATGAAGAGATGGCCTTGATCAGCCTGGAGGAGCAATACGAGCGGGAATTCACGATCTATACTGCAAAGAACGGGAAAGAGGCGATCGAGACCTTGCAGGCTCATCCGGAGATCGCCCTCATCATCAGCGATCAGCGGATGCCGGGGATGAGTGGCGTTGAATTTCTTGCTCAAGCAAAAAAGGTCGTTCCGGAAGCGGTCCGGATGTTGCTGACCGCCTATACCGAAATGGAAATGGTCATCGAGGCGATCAACAGGGGAAATATCTACCGATACATCACCAAGCCTTATGATGTCGCCGATCTTCGCTGCGCGATGCTCCAGGGGATCGAGCACTACTACCTGATCAGAGAGCGGGACCGGCTCTATGCCGAGAAGATCGAAACCCTCAAGCGGGTCGCCCGGACCAACCGGCTGACCGCCATCGGCACCTTGGCGGCCGGCATGGCGCATGAGATCAACAACCCGATGGTCGCGATCTATACTTTTCTTCAGATGCTCCCCCAGAAGCTCAAAGAGCCTCAATTGGACAAAGAATATCTGGAGAAATTCTACAGCCTCTCCATCCGGGAAGCGGAGCGGATCCAGACGCTGATCCGTAAATTGCTCGACTTTTCCAAGAACGGGGATCAGGATGAGCTCATCCTCAAAGAGAGCCAAATCAATCTGATCCTGCAGGAGGTGGTCTCTCTCCTGAAGCATGAAGCGAATAAAAAGGAAACCACCCTCGACCTTCAACTGGCTTCGGACATCCCCCTCGCGAAAATCGATTCGGAAAAGATCCGGCAGGTCTTTTTGAATTTGATTCTAAACGCCATCCATGCGACCCGCTCAGGCAAGATCACGGCGACCTCTTCTTTTCATCAAGATGCGCAGGGACAAGGCTACCTTCAAGTCGCGGTGGCCGATACGGGCGCCGGAATCTCGGAAGAGAATTTGGAGAAATTGTTCAACCCCTTCTTCACCACCAAAGATGCACAAGGGACCGGCCTGGGGCTGATGATCTGCCATCACATTGTCGACCAACACCGCGGAAATATCGACGTCCAATCGAAATTGGGAAAAGGGACGACGATGACGGTTCAAATCCCGGTCGATCCCACCCAGCATGAGCGCCGAAAATCGGAACGGAGAGAGAAAAGCGGGGATTAG
- a CDS encoding ATP-binding protein, which yields MDQLKTQFFANISHELRTPLTLILAPLESILHRDSVQGERREDLSGMYQNGLRLLKLINNLLDLAKIDAGKMQLSHLKTDFTKFTKGIIASVAPLAEKKETSLSFTCPDQLNEFYFDRDKIEKVLLNLIFNALKFTNPGGKVSVSCEQREDQILVRISDTGIGIAQENIHKLFSRFSQVDASSNRRFEGTGIGLALSKELIELHKGEIWAESELGKGTVISFTLPFLTEPICIPEQKEGGEVDWTRSLHKAAEYTTAGIVQEAQPMKSASSNGAPAGAPKILVVEDNPDMLHFLVTQLQDDYHVVTAQNGVDGVQRAQTDLPNLILSDVMMPIKDGYQLCREVKENALTKHIPIVLISAKADLSMKIEGLEYGADDYLTKPFSCEELRARIKSLLNQRGLETQLIHSEKMAALGLLVAGMAHEINNPISFAKVSLENLHNTLAEQDRLIKEGAAPDSAEMKRLNAKIDRAFSIIKTGLDRTEAIVSDLKAFVRKDEAQFRPTDLHEGLDSTLNLMRTELKDRITIVKEYGKIDPVDAVPGQLNQVFMNLLQNAIHAIPDEGEIRIKTWKEDDRVKISVKDSGTGISPEHQKRIFEPFFTTKEAGKGTGLGLSVSYRILQSHRGDITVVSRPGQGTEFVITLPVRQTIDAAHQTR from the coding sequence ATGGACCAACTTAAAACCCAATTCTTCGCCAACATCTCCCATGAGCTTCGCACTCCCCTCACGCTGATCCTGGCCCCGCTGGAATCGATTCTACATCGGGATTCGGTCCAAGGTGAACGAAGAGAAGATTTAAGCGGCATGTACCAGAACGGCCTTCGCCTTCTCAAATTAATCAATAACCTCCTCGATCTGGCGAAGATCGACGCCGGGAAAATGCAGCTTTCTCATTTAAAGACCGACTTTACAAAATTCACCAAAGGAATCATTGCCTCCGTGGCGCCCCTGGCGGAGAAGAAAGAGACCTCCCTCTCATTTACCTGCCCGGATCAGCTCAACGAGTTTTACTTCGATCGGGATAAAATCGAGAAGGTGCTTTTAAATCTCATCTTCAATGCCCTCAAATTCACGAATCCGGGAGGGAAGGTCTCCGTCTCCTGTGAACAGAGAGAAGATCAGATCCTCGTCCGAATTTCTGACACCGGGATCGGCATTGCACAGGAGAACATCCACAAACTCTTCAGCCGCTTTTCTCAGGTCGATGCCTCCTCTAACCGCCGTTTCGAAGGAACCGGTATTGGTCTCGCTCTGTCGAAAGAGTTGATCGAGCTCCATAAAGGAGAGATCTGGGCCGAAAGCGAATTGGGTAAAGGAACCGTGATCAGTTTTACCCTCCCCTTTCTGACCGAGCCGATCTGCATCCCCGAACAGAAAGAAGGAGGAGAGGTGGATTGGACCCGCTCGCTTCACAAGGCGGCGGAATACACGACAGCAGGCATCGTTCAAGAAGCGCAACCGATGAAAAGCGCTTCCTCAAACGGCGCGCCGGCAGGAGCCCCTAAAATCCTCGTGGTCGAAGACAATCCCGACATGCTCCACTTTCTGGTGACGCAACTTCAAGACGACTATCACGTCGTCACCGCCCAGAATGGAGTGGACGGGGTGCAGCGAGCCCAGACCGATCTTCCGAATCTGATCCTCTCCGACGTCATGATGCCGATCAAAGACGGGTATCAGCTCTGCCGGGAGGTCAAAGAAAACGCCTTGACGAAACATATCCCCATCGTCTTGATCTCCGCCAAAGCCGATCTCTCGATGAAAATCGAAGGGTTGGAGTATGGCGCCGACGACTACCTCACGAAACCGTTCAGCTGCGAAGAGCTGCGGGCGCGCATCAAATCACTCCTCAACCAGCGCGGCCTGGAGACCCAGCTGATTCATTCGGAGAAGATGGCGGCCCTCGGCCTTTTGGTGGCGGGGATGGCCCATGAAATCAACAACCCGATCAGCTTTGCGAAGGTCAGCTTGGAAAATCTTCACAACACCCTCGCAGAGCAGGACCGGCTCATCAAAGAGGGAGCGGCCCCGGACAGCGCCGAGATGAAGCGGCTCAATGCCAAGATCGACCGGGCCTTTTCGATTATCAAGACGGGACTTGATCGGACCGAGGCGATCGTTTCCGATCTGAAAGCGTTCGTCAGAAAAGACGAGGCCCAATTCAGACCGACCGATCTCCATGAAGGCCTCGACTCCACCCTCAACCTGATGAGAACCGAATTGAAGGATCGAATCACGATTGTCAAAGAGTACGGCAAGATCGATCCGGTCGACGCGGTCCCTGGGCAGCTCAACCAAGTCTTCATGAACCTGCTGCAAAACGCCATCCACGCCATTCCGGATGAAGGAGAAATACGGATCAAGACCTGGAAAGAAGACGATCGGGTGAAGATTTCCGTAAAGGACAGCGGCACCGGGATCTCGCCGGAGCATCAAAAGCGGATCTTCGAACCTTTCTTCACCACCAAAGAGGCCGGAAAAGGGACCGGGCTGGGGCTCTCCGTCAGCTACCGCATTCTCCAGAGCCACCGGGGAGATATCACCGTCGTCAGCCGGCCGGGACAAGGAACGGAGTTCGTGATAACCTTGCCGGTGAGGCAAACGATCGACGCCGCACATCAGACACGTTAG